A genomic segment from Nicotiana tabacum cultivar K326 chromosome 7, ASM71507v2, whole genome shotgun sequence encodes:
- the LOC142182658 gene encoding uncharacterized protein LOC142182658 → MPNTRRRQVAMKFIQRLDEEAGEGTSQVPPANVDQHEPQNEADSQASGAVPPPPPEGRRGANIPPVPLPVVPDQDLDMRSAVQLLTRIVASQAQHQTFGIADRSVSARVRDFINLDPPVFTGVDPNADPQDFLDLMQQTLQIIHATDVESVEFTSYRLRDVAVTWYETWKQTRGPNVPPVTWKEFSEAFLQQYLPIELRRARRDRFLHLEQGNMSVREYSMQFNSLARYAPTIVADMSDRVHQFVSGLGAHLINECTTASLNQGMDIARIQAYAQGL, encoded by the coding sequence ATGCCTAACACTAGGAGACGACAAGTGGCTATGAAATTTATTCAGAGGTTGGACGAGGAGGCGGGAGAGGGCACAAGTCAGGTGCCACCTGCTAATGTAGATCAACATGAGCCACAGAATGAGGCTGATTCTCAGGCTTCCGGGGCAGTACCCCCACCACCCCCGGAAGGGCGTAGAGGAGCTAACATACCTCCAGTCCCTCTCCCAGTTGTTCCTGATCAGGACCTAGACATGCGGAGTGCTGTACAATTGCTGACTCGAATAGTGGCCTCCCAGGCCCAACACCAGACCTTCGGTATTGCTGATAGGTCCGTGAGTGCGAGAGTTCGAGACTTTATCAACTTGGATCCTCCAGTATTTACAGGGGTTGATCCTAATGCTGACCCACAGGATTTTCTGGATCTTATGCAACAGACCTTACAAATTATACATGCCACGGATGTTGAGTCAGTGGAGTTTACTTCTTATAGACTACGTGATGTTGCTGTGACATGGTATGAGACTTGGAAGCAAACTCGGGGGCCTAATGTGCCACCAGTGACATGGAAGGAGTTCTCTGAGGCATTTTTACAGCAATATTTGCCAATCGAGCTTCGAAGAGCCCGACGAGATAGGTTCTTACACTTAGAACAGGGTAATATGAGCGTTCGGGAATATAGCATGCAGTTCAactctttggctaggtatgctcctacGATTGTTGCTGATATGAGTGATCGGGTACACCAGTTTGTTAGTGGTTTGGGGGCACacttgataaatgagtgcactacAGCTTCTCTAAACCAAGGAATGGATATTGCCCGTATTCAAGCATATGCACAGGGTCTATAG